Proteins from a genomic interval of Scatophagus argus isolate fScaArg1 chromosome 6, fScaArg1.pri, whole genome shotgun sequence:
- the mylk4b gene encoding myosin light chain kinase family member 4 isoform X6, with protein sequence MENFLRDKDVWILGSVCLVATFLWRQWWKLFSLKKRGKTTVSADVQTKDDRDKAKPSLKGLKAQKKRRPQDTSDASLLNEPELQGQVEQLNRQNAEHSHGKSEADNQRGEDRGGGGGGQQPEPAAELILDRPHTPAPQTEDRKKTTKEEEAEEEEEQVEEDIFEDSESEEQEKAGDVSPPQAGKVEDDGKKKHEGEAEKFSQTAPSLIADICKTSLLPQESSEEVGDVATCSKRRGTEEDLVKDDLKKSRVEGEADAADGQAAEGASKSDDAKTEEEEEVKEFIIDSSPPPLAPFDHRIVTPKPHQIATYYTINRDEVLGGGRFGQVHKCMENSSGLTLAAKIIKARSQKEKEVVRNEIQVMNQLNHANLIQLYAAFESRHDIILVMEYVEGGELFDRIIDENYNLTELDTVLFIRQICEGLQYMHKMYILHLDLKPENILCVSRATNKIKIIDFGLARRYKPREKLRVNFGTPEFLAPEVINYEFVSFPTDLWSLGVITYMLLSGLSPFLGDDDNETLNNILACQWNFEEEEFTDISDEAKDFITRLLVKSKSWRMSAAEALRHPWLSDRSLHYRLNQKRKTVRPSACLLTIWGPWSPTLDQCCCTRMAIGLTTLCFAPSCQLHGFGPQWLPLLSCRKLSR encoded by the exons ACGAAGGATGACAGAGACAAAGCCAAACCGAGCCTGAAGGGCCTGAAGGcccagaagaagaggaggcctCAGGACACATCAG ATGCGTCCTTGCTGAATGAACCTGAGCTGCAGGGACAGGTGGAGCAGCTCAACAGGCAGAACGCAGAGCATTCCCATGGAAAATCTGAGGCGGACAATCAGAGgggggaggacaggggaggtggaggaggaggacagcagccggagccagcagcagagctgaTCCTGGACAGACCACACACCCCGGCCCCCcagacagaagacaggaagaagacaactaaggaggaggaggcggaggaagaggaggagcaggtggaggaggacatcTTTGAAGACTCCGAGtcagaggaacaggaaaagGCAGGAGATGTGAGTCCGCCACAGGCTGGGAAAGTGGAGGATGATGGGAAGAAAAAGCACGAGGGAGAAGCAGAAAAGTTTTCTCAAACAGCCCCGAGTCTCATCGCCGACATCTGCAAGACGTCTCTGCTTCCACAGGAAAG CTCTGAGGAGGTCGGCGACGTGGCCACGTGCAGCAAACGTCGCGGCACAGAAGAAGACCTGGTGAAGGACGACCTGAAGAAGAGCAGAGTGGAAGGCGAAGCGGACGCGGCTGATGGACAGGCGGCGGAGGGCGCCTCCAAATCAGACGACgcaaagacagaggaagaggaggaagtgaaggagtTTATCATTG ACTCAAGCCCTCCGCCGTTAGCACCTTTTGACCACCGCATCGTGACTCCCAAACCCCATCAGATAGCCACCTATTACACCATCAACAGAGACGAGGTCCTGGGAGG GGGACGTTTTGGACAAGTGCACAAGTGCATGGAGAACTCGTCTGGGCTGACGCTGGCTGCCAAGATCATCAAAGCCAGGAGCCAGAAAGAGAAG GAGGTGGTGAGGAATGAGATTCAGGTGATGAACCAGCTGAACCACGCCAACCTCATCCAGCTGTACGCCGCCTTTGAGTCGCGCCATGACATCATCCTGGTCATGGAGTA TGTGGAGGGAGGCGAGCTGTTTGACCGCATCATCGACGAGAACTACAACCTGACGGAGCTGGACACGGTGCTGTTCATACGTCAGATCTGTGAGGGCCTGCAGTACATGCACAAGATGTACATCCTGCATCTGGACCTCAAG cCAGAGAACATTCTTTGTGTCAGCAGAGCTACTAACAAGATTAAAATCATCGACTTCGGCCTGGCCAGGAG GTATAAACCCAGGGAGAAGCTCAGGGTCAACTTTGGAACGCCTGAATTTTTAGCCCCGGAAGTCATCAACTACGAGTTTGTGTCATTCCCCACAGACCTGTGGAGCCTCGGCGTCATCACTTACATGCT GCTCAGCGGCTTGTCTCCGTTTCTGGGCGACGACGACAACGAGACGCTGAACAACATCCTGGCCTGTCAGTGGAactttgaggaggaggagttcaCGGACATCTCTGACGAGGCCAAAGACTTCATCACCCGTCTGCTGGTGAAGAGCAAGAGCTGGAGGATGAGCGCCGCCGAGGCCCTCAGACACCCCTGGCTGTCCGACCGCAGTCTGCACTACCGGCTAAATCAGAAG AGAAAGACTGTGAGGCCCTCAGCATGTCTTTTGACAATATGGGGGCCCTGGAGCCCAACACTGGACCAATGCTGCTGTACCCGTATGGCTATTGGATTAACTACTCTCTGCTTCGCGCCCTCATGTCAGCTCCACGGCTTCGGACCCCAATGGCTTCCGTTACTGTCCTGCAGGAAGCTGAGCCGGTGA
- the mylk4b gene encoding myosin light chain kinase family member 4 isoform X5: MSPIVEKMEGLKAIRNRSNSLRLGRLAFYRHLEKVETMRCFWELKHVELEGGKQQTKDDRDKAKPSLKGLKAQKKRRPQDTSDASLLNEPELQGQVEQLNRQNAEHSHGKSEADNQRGEDRGGGGGGQQPEPAAELILDRPHTPAPQTEDRKKTTKEEEAEEEEEQVEEDIFEDSESEEQEKAGDVSPPQAGKVEDDGKKKHEGEAEKFSQTAPSLIADICKTSLLPQESSEEVGDVATCSKRRGTEEDLVKDDLKKSRVEGEADAADGQAAEGASKSDDAKTEEEEEVKEFIIDSSPPPLAPFDHRIVTPKPHQIATYYTINRDEVLGGGRFGQVHKCMENSSGLTLAAKIIKARSQKEKEVVRNEIQVMNQLNHANLIQLYAAFESRHDIILVMEYVEGGELFDRIIDENYNLTELDTVLFIRQICEGLQYMHKMYILHLDLKPENILCVSRATNKIKIIDFGLARRYKPREKLRVNFGTPEFLAPEVINYEFVSFPTDLWSLGVITYMLLSGLSPFLGDDDNETLNNILACQWNFEEEEFTDISDEAKDFITRLLVKSKSWRMSAAEALRHPWLSDRSLHYRLNQKRKTVRPSACLLTIWGPWSPTLDQCCCTRMAIGLTTLCFAPSCQLHGFGPQWLPLLSCRKLSR; encoded by the exons ACGAAGGATGACAGAGACAAAGCCAAACCGAGCCTGAAGGGCCTGAAGGcccagaagaagaggaggcctCAGGACACATCAG ATGCGTCCTTGCTGAATGAACCTGAGCTGCAGGGACAGGTGGAGCAGCTCAACAGGCAGAACGCAGAGCATTCCCATGGAAAATCTGAGGCGGACAATCAGAGgggggaggacaggggaggtggaggaggaggacagcagccggagccagcagcagagctgaTCCTGGACAGACCACACACCCCGGCCCCCcagacagaagacaggaagaagacaactaaggaggaggaggcggaggaagaggaggagcaggtggaggaggacatcTTTGAAGACTCCGAGtcagaggaacaggaaaagGCAGGAGATGTGAGTCCGCCACAGGCTGGGAAAGTGGAGGATGATGGGAAGAAAAAGCACGAGGGAGAAGCAGAAAAGTTTTCTCAAACAGCCCCGAGTCTCATCGCCGACATCTGCAAGACGTCTCTGCTTCCACAGGAAAG CTCTGAGGAGGTCGGCGACGTGGCCACGTGCAGCAAACGTCGCGGCACAGAAGAAGACCTGGTGAAGGACGACCTGAAGAAGAGCAGAGTGGAAGGCGAAGCGGACGCGGCTGATGGACAGGCGGCGGAGGGCGCCTCCAAATCAGACGACgcaaagacagaggaagaggaggaagtgaaggagtTTATCATTG ACTCAAGCCCTCCGCCGTTAGCACCTTTTGACCACCGCATCGTGACTCCCAAACCCCATCAGATAGCCACCTATTACACCATCAACAGAGACGAGGTCCTGGGAGG GGGACGTTTTGGACAAGTGCACAAGTGCATGGAGAACTCGTCTGGGCTGACGCTGGCTGCCAAGATCATCAAAGCCAGGAGCCAGAAAGAGAAG GAGGTGGTGAGGAATGAGATTCAGGTGATGAACCAGCTGAACCACGCCAACCTCATCCAGCTGTACGCCGCCTTTGAGTCGCGCCATGACATCATCCTGGTCATGGAGTA TGTGGAGGGAGGCGAGCTGTTTGACCGCATCATCGACGAGAACTACAACCTGACGGAGCTGGACACGGTGCTGTTCATACGTCAGATCTGTGAGGGCCTGCAGTACATGCACAAGATGTACATCCTGCATCTGGACCTCAAG cCAGAGAACATTCTTTGTGTCAGCAGAGCTACTAACAAGATTAAAATCATCGACTTCGGCCTGGCCAGGAG GTATAAACCCAGGGAGAAGCTCAGGGTCAACTTTGGAACGCCTGAATTTTTAGCCCCGGAAGTCATCAACTACGAGTTTGTGTCATTCCCCACAGACCTGTGGAGCCTCGGCGTCATCACTTACATGCT GCTCAGCGGCTTGTCTCCGTTTCTGGGCGACGACGACAACGAGACGCTGAACAACATCCTGGCCTGTCAGTGGAactttgaggaggaggagttcaCGGACATCTCTGACGAGGCCAAAGACTTCATCACCCGTCTGCTGGTGAAGAGCAAGAGCTGGAGGATGAGCGCCGCCGAGGCCCTCAGACACCCCTGGCTGTCCGACCGCAGTCTGCACTACCGGCTAAATCAGAAG AGAAAGACTGTGAGGCCCTCAGCATGTCTTTTGACAATATGGGGGCCCTGGAGCCCAACACTGGACCAATGCTGCTGTACCCGTATGGCTATTGGATTAACTACTCTCTGCTTCGCGCCCTCATGTCAGCTCCACGGCTTCGGACCCCAATGGCTTCCGTTACTGTCCTGCAGGAAGCTGAGCCGGTGA
- the mylk4b gene encoding myosin light chain kinase 2, skeletal/cardiac muscle isoform X1, giving the protein MSSSLVNSLAKVYDPNPLHGQKPAGRKLSLNGSDRSQASSSSASSPHDAALRCVESRMDSLSSQMERLLNMQQTVLTRLDGLSQDIRGLGRDLDSVRDDGGRRGSAADMCRELSGAVQKANERVDSQGRRLEGVEKLVEGTQQVISFIGEVVKSSRLVELLFKQPGNKVNKKTKDDRDKAKPSLKGLKAQKKRRPQDTSDASLLNEPELQGQVEQLNRQNAEHSHGKSEADNQRGEDRGGGGGGQQPEPAAELILDRPHTPAPQTEDRKKTTKEEEAEEEEEQVEEDIFEDSESEEQEKAGDVSPPQAGKVEDDGKKKHEGEAEKFSQTAPSLIADICKTSLLPQESSEEVGDVATCSKRRGTEEDLVKDDLKKSRVEGEADAADGQAAEGASKSDDAKTEEEEEVKEFIIDSSPPPLAPFDHRIVTPKPHQIATYYTINRDEVLGGGRFGQVHKCMENSSGLTLAAKIIKARSQKEKEVVRNEIQVMNQLNHANLIQLYAAFESRHDIILVMEYVEGGELFDRIIDENYNLTELDTVLFIRQICEGLQYMHKMYILHLDLKPENILCVSRATNKIKIIDFGLARRYKPREKLRVNFGTPEFLAPEVINYEFVSFPTDLWSLGVITYMLLSGLSPFLGDDDNETLNNILACQWNFEEEEFTDISDEAKDFITRLLVKSKSWRMSAAEALRHPWLSDRSLHYRLNQKRKTVRPSACLLTIWGPWSPTLDQCCCTRMAIGLTTLCFAPSCQLHGFGPQWLPLLSCRKLSR; this is encoded by the exons GAGCTCCAGCCTTGTCAACTCTTTAGCCAAAGTCTATGACCCAAACCCTCTTCACGGTCAGAAGCCTGCTGGAAGGAAGCTCTCCCTCAATGGATCAGACAGGTCCCaagcttcatcatcatcagcttcCTCCCCTCACGATGCCGCCTTGCGCTGCGTGGAGAGCCGAATGGACTCCCTGAGCTCCCAGATGGAGCGCTTGCTCAATATGCAGCAGACCGTCCTGACCCGGCTGGATGGCTTGTCCCAGGACATCCGGGGTTTGGGCCGTGACCTGGACTCTGTGCGTGACGACGGGGGGAGGCGCGGGTCGGCGGCCGATATGTGCAGGGAGCTGAGTGGGGCCGTGCAGAAGGCCAACGAGCGAGTGGACAGTCAGGGACGCAGGCTGGAGGGGGTGGAGAAGCTGGTGGAGGGCACCCAGCAGGTGATCAGCTTCATTGGGGAGGTGGTGAAGAGCTCCAGgctggtggagctgctgttCAAACAGCCTGGAAACAAGGTGAACAAGAAG ACGAAGGATGACAGAGACAAAGCCAAACCGAGCCTGAAGGGCCTGAAGGcccagaagaagaggaggcctCAGGACACATCAG ATGCGTCCTTGCTGAATGAACCTGAGCTGCAGGGACAGGTGGAGCAGCTCAACAGGCAGAACGCAGAGCATTCCCATGGAAAATCTGAGGCGGACAATCAGAGgggggaggacaggggaggtggaggaggaggacagcagccggagccagcagcagagctgaTCCTGGACAGACCACACACCCCGGCCCCCcagacagaagacaggaagaagacaactaaggaggaggaggcggaggaagaggaggagcaggtggaggaggacatcTTTGAAGACTCCGAGtcagaggaacaggaaaagGCAGGAGATGTGAGTCCGCCACAGGCTGGGAAAGTGGAGGATGATGGGAAGAAAAAGCACGAGGGAGAAGCAGAAAAGTTTTCTCAAACAGCCCCGAGTCTCATCGCCGACATCTGCAAGACGTCTCTGCTTCCACAGGAAAG CTCTGAGGAGGTCGGCGACGTGGCCACGTGCAGCAAACGTCGCGGCACAGAAGAAGACCTGGTGAAGGACGACCTGAAGAAGAGCAGAGTGGAAGGCGAAGCGGACGCGGCTGATGGACAGGCGGCGGAGGGCGCCTCCAAATCAGACGACgcaaagacagaggaagaggaggaagtgaaggagtTTATCATTG ACTCAAGCCCTCCGCCGTTAGCACCTTTTGACCACCGCATCGTGACTCCCAAACCCCATCAGATAGCCACCTATTACACCATCAACAGAGACGAGGTCCTGGGAGG GGGACGTTTTGGACAAGTGCACAAGTGCATGGAGAACTCGTCTGGGCTGACGCTGGCTGCCAAGATCATCAAAGCCAGGAGCCAGAAAGAGAAG GAGGTGGTGAGGAATGAGATTCAGGTGATGAACCAGCTGAACCACGCCAACCTCATCCAGCTGTACGCCGCCTTTGAGTCGCGCCATGACATCATCCTGGTCATGGAGTA TGTGGAGGGAGGCGAGCTGTTTGACCGCATCATCGACGAGAACTACAACCTGACGGAGCTGGACACGGTGCTGTTCATACGTCAGATCTGTGAGGGCCTGCAGTACATGCACAAGATGTACATCCTGCATCTGGACCTCAAG cCAGAGAACATTCTTTGTGTCAGCAGAGCTACTAACAAGATTAAAATCATCGACTTCGGCCTGGCCAGGAG GTATAAACCCAGGGAGAAGCTCAGGGTCAACTTTGGAACGCCTGAATTTTTAGCCCCGGAAGTCATCAACTACGAGTTTGTGTCATTCCCCACAGACCTGTGGAGCCTCGGCGTCATCACTTACATGCT GCTCAGCGGCTTGTCTCCGTTTCTGGGCGACGACGACAACGAGACGCTGAACAACATCCTGGCCTGTCAGTGGAactttgaggaggaggagttcaCGGACATCTCTGACGAGGCCAAAGACTTCATCACCCGTCTGCTGGTGAAGAGCAAGAGCTGGAGGATGAGCGCCGCCGAGGCCCTCAGACACCCCTGGCTGTCCGACCGCAGTCTGCACTACCGGCTAAATCAGAAG AGAAAGACTGTGAGGCCCTCAGCATGTCTTTTGACAATATGGGGGCCCTGGAGCCCAACACTGGACCAATGCTGCTGTACCCGTATGGCTATTGGATTAACTACTCTCTGCTTCGCGCCCTCATGTCAGCTCCACGGCTTCGGACCCCAATGGCTTCCGTTACTGTCCTGCAGGAAGCTGAGCCGGTGA
- the mylk4b gene encoding myosin light chain kinase 2, skeletal/cardiac muscle isoform X3, which yields MSSSLVNSLAKVYDPNPLHGQKPAGRKLSLNGSDRSQASSSSASSPHDAALRCVESRMDSLSSQMERLLNMQQTVLTRLDGLSQDIRGLGRDLDSVRDDGGRRGSAADMCRELSGAVQKANERVDSQGRRLEGVEKLVEGTQQVISFIGEVVKSSRLVELLFKQPGNKVNKKTKDDRDKAKPSLKGLKAQKKRRPQDTSDASLLNEPELQGQVEQLNRQNAEHSHGKSEADNQRGEDRGGGGGGQQPEPAAELILDRPHTPAPQTEDRKKTTKEEEAEEEEEQVEEDIFEDSESEEQEKAGDVSPPQAGKVEDDGKKKHEGEAEKFSQTAPSLIADICKTSLLPQESSEEVGDVATCSKRRGTEEDLVKDDLKKSRVEGEADAADGQAAEGASKSDDAKTEEEEEVKEFIIDSSPPPLAPFDHRIVTPKPHQIATYYTINRDEVLGGGRFGQVHKCMENSSGLTLAAKIIKARSQKEKEVVRNEIQVMNQLNHANLIQLYAAFESRHDIILVMEYVEGGELFDRIIDENYNLTELDTVLFIRQICEGLQYMHKMYILHLDLKPENILCVSRATNKIKIIDFGLARRYKPREKLRVNFGTPEFLAPEVINYEFVSFPTDLWSLGVITYMLLSGLSPFLGDDDNETLNNILACQWNFEEEEFTDISDEAKDFITRLLVKSKSWRMSAAEALRHPWLSDRSLHYRLNQKRNKCHSTHAPSAES from the exons GAGCTCCAGCCTTGTCAACTCTTTAGCCAAAGTCTATGACCCAAACCCTCTTCACGGTCAGAAGCCTGCTGGAAGGAAGCTCTCCCTCAATGGATCAGACAGGTCCCaagcttcatcatcatcagcttcCTCCCCTCACGATGCCGCCTTGCGCTGCGTGGAGAGCCGAATGGACTCCCTGAGCTCCCAGATGGAGCGCTTGCTCAATATGCAGCAGACCGTCCTGACCCGGCTGGATGGCTTGTCCCAGGACATCCGGGGTTTGGGCCGTGACCTGGACTCTGTGCGTGACGACGGGGGGAGGCGCGGGTCGGCGGCCGATATGTGCAGGGAGCTGAGTGGGGCCGTGCAGAAGGCCAACGAGCGAGTGGACAGTCAGGGACGCAGGCTGGAGGGGGTGGAGAAGCTGGTGGAGGGCACCCAGCAGGTGATCAGCTTCATTGGGGAGGTGGTGAAGAGCTCCAGgctggtggagctgctgttCAAACAGCCTGGAAACAAGGTGAACAAGAAG ACGAAGGATGACAGAGACAAAGCCAAACCGAGCCTGAAGGGCCTGAAGGcccagaagaagaggaggcctCAGGACACATCAG ATGCGTCCTTGCTGAATGAACCTGAGCTGCAGGGACAGGTGGAGCAGCTCAACAGGCAGAACGCAGAGCATTCCCATGGAAAATCTGAGGCGGACAATCAGAGgggggaggacaggggaggtggaggaggaggacagcagccggagccagcagcagagctgaTCCTGGACAGACCACACACCCCGGCCCCCcagacagaagacaggaagaagacaactaaggaggaggaggcggaggaagaggaggagcaggtggaggaggacatcTTTGAAGACTCCGAGtcagaggaacaggaaaagGCAGGAGATGTGAGTCCGCCACAGGCTGGGAAAGTGGAGGATGATGGGAAGAAAAAGCACGAGGGAGAAGCAGAAAAGTTTTCTCAAACAGCCCCGAGTCTCATCGCCGACATCTGCAAGACGTCTCTGCTTCCACAGGAAAG CTCTGAGGAGGTCGGCGACGTGGCCACGTGCAGCAAACGTCGCGGCACAGAAGAAGACCTGGTGAAGGACGACCTGAAGAAGAGCAGAGTGGAAGGCGAAGCGGACGCGGCTGATGGACAGGCGGCGGAGGGCGCCTCCAAATCAGACGACgcaaagacagaggaagaggaggaagtgaaggagtTTATCATTG ACTCAAGCCCTCCGCCGTTAGCACCTTTTGACCACCGCATCGTGACTCCCAAACCCCATCAGATAGCCACCTATTACACCATCAACAGAGACGAGGTCCTGGGAGG GGGACGTTTTGGACAAGTGCACAAGTGCATGGAGAACTCGTCTGGGCTGACGCTGGCTGCCAAGATCATCAAAGCCAGGAGCCAGAAAGAGAAG GAGGTGGTGAGGAATGAGATTCAGGTGATGAACCAGCTGAACCACGCCAACCTCATCCAGCTGTACGCCGCCTTTGAGTCGCGCCATGACATCATCCTGGTCATGGAGTA TGTGGAGGGAGGCGAGCTGTTTGACCGCATCATCGACGAGAACTACAACCTGACGGAGCTGGACACGGTGCTGTTCATACGTCAGATCTGTGAGGGCCTGCAGTACATGCACAAGATGTACATCCTGCATCTGGACCTCAAG cCAGAGAACATTCTTTGTGTCAGCAGAGCTACTAACAAGATTAAAATCATCGACTTCGGCCTGGCCAGGAG GTATAAACCCAGGGAGAAGCTCAGGGTCAACTTTGGAACGCCTGAATTTTTAGCCCCGGAAGTCATCAACTACGAGTTTGTGTCATTCCCCACAGACCTGTGGAGCCTCGGCGTCATCACTTACATGCT GCTCAGCGGCTTGTCTCCGTTTCTGGGCGACGACGACAACGAGACGCTGAACAACATCCTGGCCTGTCAGTGGAactttgaggaggaggagttcaCGGACATCTCTGACGAGGCCAAAGACTTCATCACCCGTCTGCTGGTGAAGAGCAAGAGCTGGAGGATGAGCGCCGCCGAGGCCCTCAGACACCCCTGGCTGTCCGACCGCAGTCTGCACTACCGGCTAAATCAGAAG AGAAACAAGTGCCACTCCACACACGCTCCCTCTGCAGAGAGCTAG
- the mylk4b gene encoding myosin light chain kinase 2, skeletal/cardiac muscle isoform X2, whose amino-acid sequence MSSSLVNSLAKVYDPNPLHGQKPAGRKLSLNGSDRSQASSSSASSPHDAALRCVESRMDSLSSQMERLLNMQQTVLTRLDGLSQDIRGLGRDLDSVRDDGGRRGSAADMCRELSGAVQKANERVDSQGRRLEGVEKLVEGTQQVISFIGEVVKSSRLVELLFKQPGNKVNKKTKDDRDKAKPSLKGLKAQKKRRPQDTSDASLLNEPELQGQVEQLNRQNAEHSHGKSEADNQRGEDRGGGGGGQQPEPAAELILDRPHTPAPQTEDRKKTTKEEEAEEEEEQVEEDIFEDSESEEQEKAGDVSPPQAGKVEDDGKKKHEGEAEKFSQTAPSLIADICKTSLLPQESSEEVGDVATCSKRRGTEEDLVKDDLKKSRVEGEADAADGQAAEGASKSDDAKTEEEEEVKEFIIDSSPPPLAPFDHRIVTPKPHQIATYYTINRDEVLGGGRFGQVHKCMENSSGLTLAAKIIKARSQKEKEVVRNEIQVMNQLNHANLIQLYAAFESRHDIILVMEYVEGGELFDRIIDENYNLTELDTVLFIRQICEGLQYMHKMYILHLDLKPENILCVSRATNKIKIIDFGLARRYKPREKLRVNFGTPEFLAPEVINYEFVSFPTDLWSLGVITYMLLSGLSPFLGDDDNETLNNILACQWNFEEEEFTDISDEAKDFITRLLVKSKSWRMSAAEALRHPWLSDRSLHYRLNQKGRRTCCVNAQSGSMEEPTAQQRKRQPALCCPDSASAMELNERLSLSCWLLCLEMEKLCDF is encoded by the exons GAGCTCCAGCCTTGTCAACTCTTTAGCCAAAGTCTATGACCCAAACCCTCTTCACGGTCAGAAGCCTGCTGGAAGGAAGCTCTCCCTCAATGGATCAGACAGGTCCCaagcttcatcatcatcagcttcCTCCCCTCACGATGCCGCCTTGCGCTGCGTGGAGAGCCGAATGGACTCCCTGAGCTCCCAGATGGAGCGCTTGCTCAATATGCAGCAGACCGTCCTGACCCGGCTGGATGGCTTGTCCCAGGACATCCGGGGTTTGGGCCGTGACCTGGACTCTGTGCGTGACGACGGGGGGAGGCGCGGGTCGGCGGCCGATATGTGCAGGGAGCTGAGTGGGGCCGTGCAGAAGGCCAACGAGCGAGTGGACAGTCAGGGACGCAGGCTGGAGGGGGTGGAGAAGCTGGTGGAGGGCACCCAGCAGGTGATCAGCTTCATTGGGGAGGTGGTGAAGAGCTCCAGgctggtggagctgctgttCAAACAGCCTGGAAACAAGGTGAACAAGAAG ACGAAGGATGACAGAGACAAAGCCAAACCGAGCCTGAAGGGCCTGAAGGcccagaagaagaggaggcctCAGGACACATCAG ATGCGTCCTTGCTGAATGAACCTGAGCTGCAGGGACAGGTGGAGCAGCTCAACAGGCAGAACGCAGAGCATTCCCATGGAAAATCTGAGGCGGACAATCAGAGgggggaggacaggggaggtggaggaggaggacagcagccggagccagcagcagagctgaTCCTGGACAGACCACACACCCCGGCCCCCcagacagaagacaggaagaagacaactaaggaggaggaggcggaggaagaggaggagcaggtggaggaggacatcTTTGAAGACTCCGAGtcagaggaacaggaaaagGCAGGAGATGTGAGTCCGCCACAGGCTGGGAAAGTGGAGGATGATGGGAAGAAAAAGCACGAGGGAGAAGCAGAAAAGTTTTCTCAAACAGCCCCGAGTCTCATCGCCGACATCTGCAAGACGTCTCTGCTTCCACAGGAAAG CTCTGAGGAGGTCGGCGACGTGGCCACGTGCAGCAAACGTCGCGGCACAGAAGAAGACCTGGTGAAGGACGACCTGAAGAAGAGCAGAGTGGAAGGCGAAGCGGACGCGGCTGATGGACAGGCGGCGGAGGGCGCCTCCAAATCAGACGACgcaaagacagaggaagaggaggaagtgaaggagtTTATCATTG ACTCAAGCCCTCCGCCGTTAGCACCTTTTGACCACCGCATCGTGACTCCCAAACCCCATCAGATAGCCACCTATTACACCATCAACAGAGACGAGGTCCTGGGAGG GGGACGTTTTGGACAAGTGCACAAGTGCATGGAGAACTCGTCTGGGCTGACGCTGGCTGCCAAGATCATCAAAGCCAGGAGCCAGAAAGAGAAG GAGGTGGTGAGGAATGAGATTCAGGTGATGAACCAGCTGAACCACGCCAACCTCATCCAGCTGTACGCCGCCTTTGAGTCGCGCCATGACATCATCCTGGTCATGGAGTA TGTGGAGGGAGGCGAGCTGTTTGACCGCATCATCGACGAGAACTACAACCTGACGGAGCTGGACACGGTGCTGTTCATACGTCAGATCTGTGAGGGCCTGCAGTACATGCACAAGATGTACATCCTGCATCTGGACCTCAAG cCAGAGAACATTCTTTGTGTCAGCAGAGCTACTAACAAGATTAAAATCATCGACTTCGGCCTGGCCAGGAG GTATAAACCCAGGGAGAAGCTCAGGGTCAACTTTGGAACGCCTGAATTTTTAGCCCCGGAAGTCATCAACTACGAGTTTGTGTCATTCCCCACAGACCTGTGGAGCCTCGGCGTCATCACTTACATGCT GCTCAGCGGCTTGTCTCCGTTTCTGGGCGACGACGACAACGAGACGCTGAACAACATCCTGGCCTGTCAGTGGAactttgaggaggaggagttcaCGGACATCTCTGACGAGGCCAAAGACTTCATCACCCGTCTGCTGGTGAAGAGCAAGAGCTGGAGGATGAGCGCCGCCGAGGCCCTCAGACACCCCTGGCTGTCCGACCGCAGTCTGCACTACCGGCTAAATCAGAAG GGGAGACGAACCTGCTGTGTGAACGCACAGTCCGGCTCGATGGAGGAGCcgacagcacagcagaggaaacgCCAGCCGGCGCTTTGTTGTCCCGATTCGGCCTCAGCGATGGAGCTGAATGAGCGTTTGTCTCTCAGCTGTTGGCTGTTGTGTTTGGAAATGGAAAAGCTTTGTGATTTTTGA